The region TCCTCCCGTTCCCGTTCTTTCCGTTCTGTGATACCCATCGACTAGTAAGTTAACAATGCAAACTTAATGAACAGTGTTCATTAAACAAGAAATCATCTTAAATTTTAAGGTCAGATTGAGTAAACGGTAGTCCTGATCTTAAAAGATTTATGGTTAGTGCATTTTAGTTGTAAACCAATGTGCTATAATTGGTGCATTATCTATCCACACAAAACTTATCCGGTTAAACATGGCTGCCCAGCAGAACTTGACGCGTACGCTCAAACTGATCCGATTGCTCAAACAGCGACCCGGTAAAACCCTCTCGCAACTGGCCCAACTTCTGGAATGCAGCCATCGCCACGCCCGGCGATTTATGGAGTCTTTGGAAGAAGCCGGTTTCATTATCGACAGCGAAGGTAAACGTCCTCCCCGCTTTTACCTGTACGAAGATGAGCGTCGGCAACAGGCCGATTTCACGGAAGAGGAAGCCCAGTTACTTCAGGAGGCTCTGTCCAGCATCTCCGGTATAAACCCCTTGCTGGCTCCGCTTCGCCAGAAAATATACCAGCATTCTACCCTGCTTCCCCTCGCCAATGGCCTGATCGACCAGCACCAGAGCCAGGTAGTGGCGCGACTCGCCGAAGCCATCCGCGACCGGCGGCAGGTGTGGCTGTTACGCTATCATTCCATCAATAGTAATTCGATTAGCGACCGACTGGTTGAGCCTTACAGTTTTTCGGAGAACTACACGATCCTAACGGCCTATGAACCTGAGTCGGAGACAACGAAAACCTTTAAGACGCAGCGTATAGAAGATGTGTCTCTGCTCGATTCTCCGCAGGAAAACCCACCCAGCGAAGTACTTACTGATCCATTCGGCTGGCCAGGGGAGCAAAAAGAAGTGTCGTTACGACTTACCTATCAGGCGTATCATCTATTAAGAGAGGAGTATCCCGCTACACGCCCTGAGCTAACCCATATAGCCGACGATGCCCCTTTTTCGTACACCTATACCGGCGACGTACGGAGCTGGATTGGCCTCGGCCGGTTTGTGCTGGGCTTGCCCGGCGAAATAAAAGTGGATGGCCCGGAAGAGTTTCGGGAATATTTACGAGGACGAGTAGGGGACTACATTCTTTAGCCCCTATGGGAGGATTTAGGCTACGAACCAGGAGCGACTTTTACATTGAGCTTTTTGAGCAGCGCAACAAGTGGAGTGTTTTTAATCTTAACCGCTTCTTCAGCCGTAGCGTATCGACCCAATTTTTTCGCAGTAGGTTTTTCCTTATTAATTGAATCTGTCTTCATAGTTGGTATAGATCGCTGAAGAATGTTAACACTCTATAACGAAATTAGAATGTCTCTATAAGGATTCATGATTCTTAACTACTTTTACCGCTCGGGCAAAAATCCACAGGAAGAAGGATTGAAACCAAGCAGACAGTCTAAGTACGGGTCTAATCCACTGAAAGAAGGATTGAAAGACCCGTTTTTTTTATGCATTCAAAAAAAGGTTTTACAAGCGGACTAACTAAGTATTATCATTTTGTTCTTATGTTTGTAAAAGAAGGCCAAGTCAGCATAAGAGTTCCAAGGCTAATGCTGCTTGGCCGGTAATGGGTTTCATGTTTCACCAATCAACTCATTTATATGAGCAATATACAGCTTTTAGGGCACACTTGCCCATTAAAACACAGCTTTTGGTTAAAGCCTGCACCTGTACCTAAGTGTCCTTCAGGTAGGTGTCAACACCCTATAGCATTCGATGAAGACGGCATCTGTTCAGACTGCTGTGAGCTTGTCCCGAATGCCCATGGATTCACAGTCTAGGAAAGCCCTCTCGGTAGAACTTTCACAGTTCTACCGAGAGCAGGCATTTTGTGACAAACTGTGTCACTTTTCAAGAATTACTTTGCTGACAAGAAACAAAGAGAGGTATGCAGGAAATAACCTTTACCCAAACCCATAATGTCTTTCTGGATAACGGCATTGTTGCCCTATATCGTTATTTGCAGAAGGCTGAACACCCTGACTTGCTTCCGAAAGAGTTGGAAGGACTGAAAGCTTACCCACTGAAGAAAGGAGTGCATTTTGGCCTAGAGTCTAACAAGCTTTGGCTCCATCATCCTGACTTATTCCAACTGCTGGAGGTGCTTTATTACGGAATGGGTCATGAAGTATATGATACTTATACTGATA is a window of Spirosoma linguale DSM 74 DNA encoding:
- a CDS encoding Helix-turn-helix type 11 domain protein (PFAM: Helix-turn-helix type 11 domain protein~KEGG: ilo:IL0047 DeoR family transcriptional regulator) codes for the protein MAAQQNLTRTLKLIRLLKQRPGKTLSQLAQLLECSHRHARRFMESLEEAGFIIDSEGKRPPRFYLYEDERRQQADFTEEEAQLLQEALSSISGINPLLAPLRQKIYQHSTLLPLANGLIDQHQSQVVARLAEAIRDRRQVWLLRYHSINSNSISDRLVEPYSFSENYTILTAYEPESETTKTFKTQRIEDVSLLDSPQENPPSEVLTDPFGWPGEQKEVSLRLTYQAYHLLREEYPATRPELTHIADDAPFSYTYTGDVRSWIGLGRFVLGLPGEIKVDGPEEFREYLRGRVGDYIL